The proteins below come from a single Kitasatospora sp. NBC_00315 genomic window:
- a CDS encoding PP2C family protein-serine/threonine phosphatase translates to MQSRARPGAELVRWVPAAILALGVGVDHFTPDGYNGGPLLAVACVTAGATLRLRATLLVWAVAVLAAVGLSAHHGTFGHARGASEMGNVLLAGLGALYVNQVIARQDRRLTAVASVAEAAQRAVLPVPPATLGPLWIAARYEAAQSEARIGGDAYAVQRTPYGPRFLIGDVRGKGMGAVGAVSVLLGAFREAAENAPDLPALAARLEHALLREGERRQDLDREEGFTTALLGEITPDGGTLRLLNRGHPPAYLLEGTGVRTLSPAEADLPLSFGGLAARRTVPDVFELRPKAVLLLVTDGVTEARDRAGEFYDPAARLGYWGPYPSPRSVIDTLTRDVAFWTGGRSTDDMAVLAITRVVAADDGAPGSAGRRSAQVPEGAVGGGGGRGQHREVGDAEQDAQQGPAAARGATDECEDAERDGERAERDVEEQ, encoded by the coding sequence ATGCAGAGCCGTGCCCGCCCGGGAGCGGAGCTCGTGCGCTGGGTGCCCGCCGCGATCCTGGCCCTCGGCGTCGGCGTCGACCACTTCACGCCCGACGGCTACAACGGGGGCCCGCTGCTGGCCGTCGCCTGCGTCACCGCCGGGGCGACCCTGCGGCTGCGGGCCACCCTGCTGGTCTGGGCGGTGGCGGTGCTGGCCGCCGTCGGGCTCTCGGCCCACCACGGGACCTTCGGGCACGCGCGCGGTGCCAGCGAGATGGGCAACGTGCTGCTCGCCGGCCTGGGAGCGCTGTACGTCAACCAGGTGATCGCCCGGCAGGACCGGCGCCTCACCGCGGTCGCCTCGGTGGCCGAGGCGGCGCAGCGGGCGGTGCTGCCCGTCCCGCCGGCCACCCTGGGGCCGCTGTGGATCGCGGCCCGCTACGAGGCCGCTCAGAGCGAGGCACGGATCGGCGGCGACGCCTACGCCGTGCAGCGCACCCCGTACGGCCCCAGGTTCCTGATCGGCGACGTCCGCGGCAAGGGGATGGGTGCGGTGGGCGCCGTCTCCGTCCTGCTGGGTGCCTTCCGGGAGGCGGCCGAGAACGCACCGGACCTGCCCGCGCTGGCCGCCCGGTTGGAGCACGCGCTGCTCCGGGAGGGCGAGCGCCGGCAGGACCTGGACCGGGAGGAGGGCTTCACCACCGCGCTGCTGGGCGAGATCACCCCGGACGGCGGAACGCTGCGGCTGCTCAACCGGGGGCACCCGCCGGCCTATCTGCTGGAGGGCACCGGCGTGCGCACGCTCTCGCCGGCGGAGGCGGACCTGCCGCTGTCCTTCGGCGGGCTCGCGGCCCGCCGCACGGTGCCGGACGTCTTCGAACTGCGGCCGAAGGCCGTCCTGCTGCTGGTGACCGACGGGGTGACGGAGGCACGCGACCGGGCCGGGGAGTTCTACGACCCGGCGGCCCGGCTCGGGTACTGGGGGCCCTATCCCTCGCCGCGGTCCGTGATCGACACCCTGACCCGCGACGTCGCCTTCTGGACCGGTGGGCGCAGCACGGACGACATGGCGGTGCTCGCGATCACCAGGGTGGTGGCGGCCGACGACGGGGCGCCGGGGTCCGCCGGGCGCCGGTCAGCCCAGGTGCCAGAGGGTGCCGTGGGCGGTGGCGGTGGTCGCGGCCAGCACCGCGAGGTCGGCGACGCCGAGCAGGACGCCCAGCAGGGCCCGGCCGCGGCGCGCGGTGCCACGGACGAGTGCGAGGACGCCGAGCGTGACGGCGAGCGGGCCGAGCGCGATGTTGAAGAGCAGTAG